A genomic region of Sander vitreus isolate 19-12246 unplaced genomic scaffold, sanVit1 ctg313_0, whole genome shotgun sequence contains the following coding sequences:
- the LOC144513667 gene encoding uncharacterized protein LOC144513667, with protein MIRKYRFDGYSVSMLRLCGCELSETDCEVMASALKSNPSRLRELDLSDNEMLAPEVECLCAGLRSPNCRLETLRLKECSLSDISCASLVSALTSNPSHLRELDLSYNDLEDSGVKLLCGFLESPHCRLETLRLELCTLWDISCVFLASALKGNPSHLRELDLTNNDLQDSGVKLLCGFLETPHCRLETLRLDFCGLSERGCASLASALKSNPSHLRELYLTDDVLKDSDVKLLCDLVKSPNYRLETLE; from the exons ATGATCAGAAAGTACAGGTTTGACGGCTACTCAGTGAGCATGTTAAG ACTTTGTGGCTGTGAACTCTCTGAGACTGACTGTGAAGTAATGGCCTCAGCTCTGAAGTCCAACCCCTCccgtctgagagagctggacctgagtgaCAACGAAATGCTGGCTCCAGAAGTGGAGTGTCTGTGTGCTGGACTGCGGAGTCCAAACTGTAGACTGGAGACTCTGAG attgaAGGAATGCAGTTTGTCAGATATCAGCTGTGCTTCTCTGGTCTCAGCGCTGAcgtccaacccctcccatctgagagagctggatcTGAGTTACAATGACCTGGAggattcaggagtgaagctgctgtgtggttttCTGGAGAGTCCACACTGTAGACTGGAGACCCTGAG aTTGGAGCTCTGTACTTTGTGGGACATCAGCTGTGTTTTTCTGGCCTCAGCTCTGAAGGGAAACCCCTCCCAtttgagagagctggacctgactAACAATgacctgcaggattcaggagtgaagctgctgtgtggttttCTGGAGACTCCACACTGTAGACTGGAGACTCTGAG attggaCTTCTGCGGTTTGTCAGAGAGAGGCTGTGCTTCTCTGGCCTCAGCTCTGAAGTCCAACCCCTCCCACCTGAGAGAGCTGTACCTGACGGACGATGTGCTGAAGGATTCAGACGTGAAGCTGCTGTGTGATCTTGTGAAGAGTCCAAACTATCGACTGGAGACTCTGGAGTAA